In the genome of Aspergillus luchuensis IFO 4308 DNA, chromosome 2, nearly complete sequence, one region contains:
- a CDS encoding HET domain-containing protein (COG:S;~EggNog:ENOG410PYE1;~InterPro:IPR010730;~PFAM:PF06985), protein MPLSYNKLDPSAKQIRLLTIFPDENDENLVRASLHTVSLNDACDFEALSYVWGDTSVTVDISVDDCIIGVTANLHAFLRGLRQPDTERTVWVDYVCINQNDISERNSQVPLMCQIYSTATSVVAWLGDLEPEALKLIEWYHANQDGLYYNSTGLHDIFEAIAVLCLSANALCTAQYWHRLWTFQEWHLSRNAVVCMHGKTTFIIGNFFERLNDEIVAVRRFVMVLTSSGGALSIADTFETEDLYNFIRFLLERQQELDSLLNKIPRDILLLNRDTPRPSRLGDLLLLTVDRHCSNQLDNVYALYGLSPAAREAYPPDYRKTISQVNHETTCFVLGHEANISIFDDFDFCFNSSNKEDSLPSWVVDFTTTDPAHRAKMQQNFSKSLHLNKAPWKPIQDHAPIVTDNMHTLKLWCQRIGVASPPYLFESPALDCLGQVQALAKTAARPDNIFEATFNYTGCYSYFIPDTFLDIMKISVSDEHEKFLEATKGSLPALRLCFEKLTEKRFFTMATSSGRSIVGFTDCEIEEGDHIVVPCGIVQVFVLRPIPEKMLVDGEKAQCFKVIGRAFVESISHPEGTTPDPLRSELKRTPATQFCVR, encoded by the coding sequence ATGCCGTTGTCATACAACAAGTTAGACCCCAGCGCCAAACAGATTCGTCTTTTGACTATCTTTCCGGATGAGAATGACGAGAACCTTGTTCGAGCATCGCTCCATACCGTGTCTCTCAACGATGCCTGCGACTTCGAGGCCTTGTCTTACGTATGGGGTGACACCTCTGTGACCGTGGACATCTCAGTTGATGACTGCATTATTGGTGTAACAGCGAATCTGCATGCTTTCTTGCGGGGACTTCGCCAGCCTGATACAGAACGCACGGTGTGGGTTGATTATGTCTGCATCAATCAGAACGATATCTCGGAGCGGAACTCGCAGGTTCCTTTGATGTGTCAAATCTATTCGACTGCCACGTCGGTGGTTGCTTGGTTGGGAGATCTGGAGCCGGAAGCACTGAAGCTCATCGAGTGGTATCATGCCAACCAAGATGGGCTTTACTATAACAGCACCGGTCTTCATGATATTTTCGAAGCCATAGCGGTGCTCTGTTTATCTGCTAACGCACTGTGTACCGCGCAGTATTGGCATCGCCTGTGGACATTCCAAGAGTGGCATCTCTCGAGAAATGCCgttgtatgcatgcatggaaAAACGACTTTTATCATAGGGAACTTCTTCGAACGATTAAACGACGAGATCGTCGCTGTCAGGCGTTTTGTTATGGTTCTTACCTCCTCAGGGGGCGCATTATCGATAGCAGATACATTCGAGACGGAAGATCTTTACAATTTCATTCGTTTCCTACTTGAAAGGCAGCAAGAACTCGACAGTCTCTTGAATAAGATCCCTCGAGATATTCTGCTCCTCAATCGAGATACCCCGCGTCCATCTAGGCTTGGGGACTTGCTATTGCTTACGGTTGACCGGCATTGCAGTAATCAACTGGACAATGTATATGCGTTATATGGGCTTTCTCCAGCGGCTAGGGAAGCATACCCTCCCGACTATCGAAAGACCATCAGCCAGGTCAATCATGAAACAACGTGCTTTGTCTTGGGACACGAAGCcaatataagtatattcgatgactttgatTTTTGTTTCAACTCCTCTAACAAGGAGGACTCACTCCCTTCATGGGTTGTCGACTTTACCACGACGGATCCGGCGCACCGAGCAAAGATGCAACAAAACTTTTCCAAATCATTGCATTTGAATAAGGCTCCCTGGAAGCCAATTCAGGATCATGCCCCTATAGTCACAGATAATATGCACACACTCAAGCTCTGGTGTCAGAGGATAGGGGTTGCCTCTCCTCCATACTTGTTTGAGTCACCAGCCCTGGACTGTCTTGGGCAGGTACAGGCGCTTGCCAAAACCGCCGCAAGGCCCGATAATATATTTGAAGCTACTTTTAACTACACTGGTTGCTATAGTTATTTTATCCCGGATACATTCCTCGATATCATGAAAATTTCTGTCTCTGATGAGCATGAAAAGTTTCTGGAGGCAACGAAAGGATCTCTCCCAGCGCTTCGCCTCTGTTTTGAAAAGCTTACAGAAAAGCGATTTTTTACGATGGCCACCTCATCTGGAAGGAGTATTGTTGGCTTTACGGATTGTGAGATTGAAGAAGGTGATCATATTGTCGTCCCCTGTGGCATCGTCCAAGTGTTTGTTCTCCGCCCTATCCCAGAGAAGATGCTTGTGGATGGTGAAAAGGCCCAGTGCTTCAAGGTCATTGGGCGGGCTTTCGTCGAGAGCATATCACATCCAGAGGGAACTACTCCGGATCCTCTCCGTTCCGAATTGAAGAGGACGCCTGCTACACAGTTTTGTGTTCGATAA
- a CDS encoding uncharacterized protein (COG:S;~EggNog:ENOG410PMWB;~InterPro:IPR039653;~TransMembrane:2 (o63-81i117-135o)) has product MKSTHTNKPLHLHHLHHLPTLIWHFTESNIPTFVLPNSAFGFLGALSGPALTTSPTPPTLSTLLPRLPLLILFNWALVFIFDLSNQRLPESIHEDHLNKPWRPLPTNRITADQTRRLLLITIPIVLGITYTLDVWQETCPILTLTWMYKD; this is encoded by the coding sequence ATGAAGTCCACCCACACAAACaaacccctccacctccaccacctccaccacctccccaccctAATCTGGCACTTCACCGAAAGCAACATCCCAACCTTCGTCCTCCCCAACTCCGCCTTCGGCTTCCTGGGCGCCCTCTCCGGCCCAGCCCTAaccacctcccccaccccccccaCCCtatccaccctcctcccccgcctgCCCCTCCTAATCCTCTTCAACTGGGCCCtagtcttcatcttcgacctCTCCAACCAACGCCTCCCCGAATCCATCCACGAAGACCACCTCAACAAACCCTGGCGCCCCCTCCCAACAAACCGCATAACAGCGGACCAAACCCGccgtctcctcctcatcaccatccccatcgtCCTAGGCATCACCTACACACTAGACGTATGGCAAGAAACCTGCCCCATCCTGACCCTCACCTGGATGTATAAAGACTGA
- a CDS encoding uncharacterized protein (COG:G;~EggNog:ENOG410QDHM;~InterPro:IPR020846,IPR011701,IPR036259;~PFAM:PF07690;~TransMembrane:12 (i51-68o94-116i123-141o153-173i185-204o216-238i290-311o331-348i355-375o381-402i414-435o447-469i);~go_function: GO:0022857 - transmembrane transporter activity [Evidence IEA];~go_process: GO:0055085 - transmembrane transport [Evidence IEA]), which produces MKEESPVPAAMETEKSLEASHIEDAEKNSIQPGESLDYFTPKEKKRLTRRIDIRLVIPLGCLYCISLLDRTNLGAASVAGMQEELKMNAKNNGYSISSLVFFITYTVFQPPMTVIIRKLGPRLFLSAIVLMWGIVMIGFGLSPTWPVLAGLRVILGALEAGFYPGCVYLLSTWYPRFELQKRNALFYLIGSTASGFGGILAYGLMQMDGLGGKSGWRWIFIIEGILTCVMGIGSYAILVDFPEQSPKSWHFLNESEAAYVVATIENDRSDVYMEPFTLKSYLRSGADSKVWAYAAMYMLTTANSYSIAYFLPIILEDSMGFSVAKAQCLVAPPYVAAAIVMYTQAVYADKWHLRGPIIAANAAMGLLGLALLGYLKESGPRYFGVFLATIAANANCPALVSWQSNNVRGQWKRAFTSATLIGGGSIGGIIGTTVFRAQDAPNYRPGLLTTMIANALIIVVVAGLSVKFWRANKRVDRGGKAIEGLAGFKYTY; this is translated from the exons ATGAAAGAAGAATCTCCCGTACCCGCAGCAATGGAAACAGAAAAGTCCTTAGAGGCATCTCACATTGAAGATGCCGAGAAGAACAGCATCCAGCCTGGAGAATCCCTCGACTATTTCACTccgaaagagaagaaaagacttACGAGACGAATTGACATTCGTCTGGTAATTCCACTGGGTTGTCTATATTGCATCAGTTTGCTGGATAGAACCAACTTGGGAGCTGCCTCGGTTGCCGG GATGCAGGAAGAATTGAAGATGAATGCCAAGAATAATGGTTACAGTATTAGCTCGTTGGTCTTTTTCATCACCTATACCGTCTTTCAGCCCCCCATGACGGTAATTATTCGGAAACTTGGGCCGAGGCTGTTTCTTTCTGCTATTGTTTTGATGTGGGGAATCGTGATGATT GGCTTTGGCCTCTCGCCAACATGGCCAGTGCTGGCTGGACTGCGGGTCATTCTTGGTGCCCTGGAAGCCGGTTTCTACCCAGGATGCGTCTACCTCCTTAGTACCTGGTACCCTCGCTTCGAACTACAGAAGCGGAATGCCCTCTTCTACCTGATTGGCAGTACGGCATCCGGATTCGGCGGTATTCTCGCATATGGACTGAtgcagatggatggactCGGCGGCAAGTCcgggtggagatggatctTCATT ATCGAGGGCATCCTGACCTGCGTAATGGGCATCGGCTCCTAcgccatcctcgtcgactTTCCCGAGCAATCCCCCAAGTCATGGCACTTTCTCAACGAATCAGAGGCCGCCTACGTGGTAGCTACCATCGAGAATGACCGCTCAGACGTTTACATGGAGCCATTCACATTGAAAAGTTATCTCCGCAGTGGCGCAGATAGCAAGGTCTGGGCATACGCTGCCATGTATATGCTCACCACAGCGAACAGCTACTCCATTGCTTACTTTCTTCCTATCATTCTGGAAGATAGTATGGGGTTCTCGGTAGCAAAGGCCCAGTGTCTGGTGGCTCCGCCTTATGTGGCAGCGGCGATAGTGATGTACACCCAGGCGGTTTATGCGGATAAATGGCACCTGAGAGGGCCGATCATTGCTGCAAATGCTGCTATGGGGCTGCTGGGGCTTGCGCTGTTGGGGTATCTCAAGGAGTCAGGGCCACGGTATTTTGGTGTGTTTCTGGCGACTATTGCTG CCAACGCAAACTGTCCGGCATTAGTCTCATGGCAGAG TAACAACGTCCGCGGCCAATGGAAACGCGCCTTCACATCCGCTACCCTCATCGGCGGGGGTAGTATCGGAGGCATCATCGGGACAACAGTCTTTAGGGCCCAAGATGCACCGAACTACCGGCCCGGGCTGTTGACAACAATGATCGCTAACGCACTGATTATCGTGGTAGTGGCTGGACTCAGCGTCAAGTTCTGGCGGGCGAATAAACGGGTTGATCGTGGGGGGAAGGCGATTGAGGGGTTAGCTGGGTTTAAGTATACGTATTAG
- a CDS encoding Zn(II)2Cys6 transcription factor (COG:S;~EggNog:ENOG410PMF6;~InterPro:IPR036864,IPR021858,IPR001138;~go_function: GO:0000981 - DNA-binding transcription factor activity, RNA polymerase II-specific [Evidence IEA];~go_function: GO:0008270 - zinc ion binding [Evidence IEA];~go_process: GO:0006355 - regulation of transcription, DNA-templated [Evidence IEA]), with product MASALSDHVSVPSDLDLSLDLTASGQITDILEFDLDENSLAVTTEAITQDTSPSDEGGVSTPNSTSLDAPRPSAAKRKSKIVLAKPRRVRTGCLTCRERHLKCDEALHRCQNCRKSGRVCRRGIRLNFIDIQKSTPPHCVVRIPATGVTFRDESRLIASEYVGGIERYPPEVAEPSLEKGNATGPCLTPSLSASFVHGFGTPQSGSLAGPFSGPPNAPAFYDQSASFAPFRSTKDGHINATNHTCLNNPEEVYLLQVFVEEVGLWMDSMDAVKHFTHILPFHALEEPMLLKALLACGARHLFHVDASYGEEKAAEHHNVASQYLLRSLQDPDRDSALCATTAILLNIYELMSGRPIQGMSHIAGARALIKECHWNAKTPGLGGACFWLNVSMELLSCLHFNWTLSWDPDTWGVELDLNHAQPSVAGNEEAWTHQMVFICAKIANFRSLAQPPALEAANDVRISQRYQEWCTYNEWCDQWARAVPRSMMPLGYIQSWQTNSKSVFPQIWLIKRSTIIARLLYHTARILLTKTNPVESEYSAEMQTVQQSHARDICGIVAHSRDRGVASLSIRFLAIAAECLATREAQQEALGILEDIIKQTGWKAEHVKQELQEAWGWSDSHGPPMHMSEDILALFNSDHPLTADHTPARPKVPAGVINPLMATADFSMENHPYQDYYVAPHRSISHYPFGGF from the exons ATGGCGTCAGCTCTCAGCGACCATGTCTCTGTCCCGTCGGACCTGGATCTTTCGCTGGACCTGACCGCTTCAGGGCAGATCACCGATATACTAGAGTTCGATCTTGACGAAAACAGTTTGGCTGTTACGACCGAGGCTATCACACAAGACACGAGCCCATCCGACGAGGGCGGAGTTTCGACACCAAACAGCACATCGTTGGATGCTCCACGCCCGTCAGCCGCCAAGCGAAAAAGCAAGATTGTCCTTGCGAAGCCGAGGCGAGTGCGGACAGGCTGCTTAACATGTCGGGAACGTCACCTGAAGTGCGACGAAGCTTTGCACCGATGCCAAAATTGCCGGAAGTCGGGCAGAGTATGCAGACGTGGTATTCGCTTAAACTTCATAGATATCCAGAAATCGACACCCCCGCACTGCGTAGTCCGTATACCAGCGACGGGTGTGACTTTTCGGGATGAGTCACGGCTTATAGCGTCTGAATATGTGGGCGGGATTGAGAGATATCCTCCCGAAGTGGCGGAACCTTcgttggagaaggggaaTGCGACAGGGCCTTGTCTGACTCCTAGTCTAAGTGCCTCATTCGTACATGGCTTCGGGACGCCCCAGTCCGGGAGTCTGGCAGGACCGTTTAGCGGCCCACCAAATGCCCCTGCTTTTTACGACCAGAGTGCGTCCTTTGCCCCGTTCAGGTCCACAAAAGATGGTCATATAAATGCCACCAACCATACTTGTCTCAACAACCCAGAGGAAGTATACCTGCTGCAGGTATTCGTTGAAGAGGTCGGGTTATGGATGGATTCGATGGATGCGGTGAAACAT TTCACGCATATTCTGCCATTCCATGCGCTCGAAGAACCTATGCTTCTCAAAGCCCTGTTGGCATGCGGTGCGAGGCATCTTTTCCACGTGGACGCCTCATacggggaggagaaggccgcAGAACATCACAATGTCGCCTCACAATATCTTCTTCGCTCATTACAAGACCCTGATCGTGACTCGGCTCTATGCGCAACTACGGCGATTCTTCTGAACATCTACGAGTTAATGTCGGGCCGACCGATTCAAGGCATGAGCCACATTGCTGGTGCGCGAGCTTTAATCAAAGAGTGTCACTGGAATGCCAAAACGCCGGGACTGGGAGGTGCTTGTTTCTGGCTGAATGTAAGCATGGAACTACTCAGCTGTTTGCATTTCAATTGGACGCTTTCCTGGGACCCGGACACGTGGGGCGTCGAACTGGATTTGAATCATGCACAGCCAAGTGTTGCAGGCAATGAAGAAGCCTGGACGCATCAGATGGTCTTTATTTGCGCCAAAATTGCCAACTTTCGATCGTTAGCCCAACCACCGGCACTGGAGGCTGCCAACGACGTGCGGATTAGCCAACGTTATCAGGAATGGTGCACTTATAATGAGTGGTGCGATCAGTGGGCTCGAGCTGTACCGCGGTCCATGATGCCTCTGGGATATATTCAGTCGTGGCAGACAAACTCTAAATCCGTCTTTCCACAGATATG GCTGATCAAGCGTTCCACGATCATCGCTCGACTACTATACCACACTGCACGCATCCTGCTTACGAAGACCAATCCTGTCGAGTCAGAGTACAGTGCCGAGATGCAGACCGTACAGCAAAGCCATGCAAGGGATATCTGCGGCATCGTGGCACACTCCAGGGATCG CGGAGTCGCAAGTCTATCGATCCGTTTCCTCGCTATTGCCGCAGAGTGCCTGGCAACTAGGGAAGCTCAACAAGAGGCCTTGGGCATCCTCGAGGACATCATAAAGCAGACGGGCTGGAAGGCAGAGCACGTGAAGCAGGAGCTTCAGGAAGCATGGGGCTGGAGTGACTCTCACGGACCTCCAATGCATATGTCGGAAGATATCCTAGCGTTATTCAACAGTGACCATCCTTTGACTGCAGATCATACTCCTGCCCGGCCCAAGGTGCCAGCTGGGGTGATTAATCCACTCATGGCGACTGCGGACTTTTCGATGGAGAATCATCCATACCAGGACTACTATGTTGCGCCACATCGTTCCATTAGCCATTATCCTTTTGGGGGTTTTTAA
- a CDS encoding putative MFS multidrug transporter (COG:G;~EggNog:ENOG410PM2E;~InterPro:IPR020846,IPR011701,IPR036259;~PFAM:PF07690;~TransMembrane:14 (i122-140o160-178i190-209o215-239i251-270o276-296i317-337o349-371i392-415o427-450i457-476o482-510i522-541o584-608i);~go_function: GO:0022857 - transmembrane transporter activity [Evidence IEA];~go_process: GO:0055085 - transmembrane transport [Evidence IEA]), with translation MTSPHATDGKPPSSLQATESTPLLHESSRQSLYISQEDTTVDKDVDPSLSSTLFAPEEDPALLSLSRVTSIPQGLDVEPNLERLPSAPVSQKQVPGDAEDGVAAGEPTGYASRFINVSPMRFWLIFSGILMGYVIGFFDSTLMASSHPVITSYFHASNSASWLSTAFLLTSTAFLPLFGRISDTFGRKPVYLFAIAIFFVTTAWCAAAQSMFSFIAARAFCGLGAGGVFSMGMILSSDLVRLEYRGVYQSYINLCLGIGGCLGLAFGGFLCDQVGWRGAFLVQLPFIFVYFIVAAWTTPADLGLKRAKTERKSLMQLLKSIDLVGSFILVVGVTSLIMGLNLGGNVFSWTHPIVITSLISSFILAVVFVRYERTVERGVMPISLLVQEPRASLIFGNFFGAISVNTMVFNAPLYFQAVKLATPTDSGLRLIGSTLAVTISSVSTGFIITWTKRLKPTIIFGDIFLLLGGCAAASMGVGTPDWLAMVCVSLSSLGQGCSFPSLMVSVLATTDQEDQAVATTTLGLWRNLGSVMGVATSSWIFQNTLVYQLEEMVTGPNKEDVILLVRKSVQAIAKLDSMHQQQVIGAYAAALRATFFSAAIWGALMLILHLRVRVPRLGTKA, from the exons ATGACTTCTCCCCATGCAACAGATGGAAAGccaccatcttccctccAAGCTACTGAGTCTACGCCACTGTTGCATGAATCTTCCCGTCAATCATTATATATCAGTCAAGAGGATACGACTGTAGATAAGGATGTTGATCCAAGCCTGTCCTCAACCCTCTTCGCCCCCGAGGAAGACCCGGCGTTGCTTAGTCTCTCCAGAGTCACCTCAATCCCGCAAGGGCTCGATGTTGAACCTAACCTCGAGCGACTCCCTTCTGCTCCAGTGAGCCAGAAACAAGTGCCCGGGgatgctgaagatggagtTGCCGCCGGTGAGCCTACTGGCTATGCTTCACGGTTCATCAATGTCTCACCCATGAGATTCTGGCTTATCTTCTCTGGTATCTTGATGGGATACGTGATCGGATTTTTTGACTCCACCTTGATGGCTTCGAGTCACCCTGTTATAACCTCCTACTTCCACGCTTCGAACTCCGCATCTTGGCTATCGACCGCGTTCCTATTGACATCTACCGCTTTCCTCCCGCTTTTTGGGCGCATTTCTGACACATTTGGAAGGAAGCCAGTCTACCTTTTCGCCATTGCCATCTTTTTCGTCACAACGGCATGGTGCGCAGCCGCCCAAAGCATGTTCAGCTTCATCGCTGCTCGAGCGTTTTGCGGACTCGGAGCTGGTGGTGTGTTCTCCATGGGCATGATTCTCTCCAGTGATCTCGTGCGCCTTGAATACCGAGGCGTCTATCAGTCCTACATCAACCTCTGTCTGGGCATCGGTGGTTGCCTTGGTTTGGCATTCGGCGGGTTCCTGTGCGACCAAGTGGGGTGGAGAGGTGCGTTCCTCGTGCAATTGCCCTTCATCTTTGTTTACTTCATCGTGGCAGCTTGGACAACCCCTGCCGACCTGGGCTTGAAGAGGGCCAAAACAGAGAGGAAGAGTCTGATGCAGCTACTCAAGAGCATTGACCTTGTCGGCTCGTTCATACTTGTCGTCGGTGTGACTTCATTGATTATGGGACTGAATCTGGGTGGTAATGTGTTCAGCTGGACTCACCCCATTGTTATCACGTCCTTGATCTCTTCCTTCATCTTAGCTGTTGTTTTTGTTCGCTATGAGCGGACCGTGGAGCGGGGAGTTATGCCAATTTCGCTATTGGTACAGGAGCCTCGCGCCAGCCTTATCTTTGGAAACTTCTTCGGCGCCATCTCCGTTAACACTATGGTCTTCAATGCGCCCCTGTATTTTCAAGCAGTCAAGCTAGCTACTCCGACTGACTCGGGTCTCAGGCTAATTGGCTCAACTCTTGCGGTGACGATCTCCAGTGTGTCGACaggcttcatcatcacttGGACTAAACGGCTTAAGCCAACCATCATCTTTGGCGACATATTTCTACTGCTCGGTGGTTGCGCTGCCGCTTCCATGGGCGTTGGTACGCCTGATTGGCTTGCGATGGTTTGCGTTTCGCTCTCCAGTCTCGGACAAGGATGCTCTTTCCCCTCGCTAATGGTATCGGTTCTTGCCACTACTGATCAAGAGGACCAGGCCGTGGCCACGACGACCTTGGGTTTGTGGAGAAATCTCGGATCGGTGATGGGTGTCGCAACCAGCAGCTGGATTTTCCAGAACACCCTCGTGTATCAACTCGAAGAGATGGTCACCGGCCCAAACAAGGAGGATGTCATCCTCCTTGTTCGCAAATCCGTCCAAGCAATCGCGAAACTCGATTCAATGCATCAGCAACAAG TGATCGGAGCGTATGCTGCTGCCCTTCGCGCTactttcttctctgctgccATCTGGGGTGCACTCATGCTCATTCTGCACCTCCGAGTCCGAGTACCCAGACTGGGAACTAAAGCATAA
- a CDS encoding type 1 glutamine amidotransferase (COG:F;~EggNog:ENOG410PFRT;~InterPro:IPR017926,IPR029062;~MEROPS:MER0043475;~PFAM:PF00117), whose protein sequence is MPPLRIAILECDTPVEKVNNKYGGYRGVFSLLLRESAAALGQPDKLDPETGLEISGWDVVTAQEYPNLEDVDAVVLSGSKHDSFENHPWILKLVDFTKKAFEDKRVKIFAICFGHQILARALGARVGRNTAGWEIAVCEVDLTETGKELFGRDKLRIHQMHQDIAYGYPSEVVSLGASPRCAVQGMYVPGKLIALQGHPEFREDIISEIIKMRTASGLFSKEQSEDALSRAGLPHDGIAITMAFLKFLI, encoded by the exons atGCCCCCGCTTCGTATCGCCATCCTTGAATGCGACACCCCAGTCGAGAAAGTAAATAACAAATATGGAGGCTATCGCGGTGTATTCTCCCTCCTACTCCGTGAAAGTGCTGCAGCACTAGGTCAGCCCGATAAGCTAGACCCAGAAACCGGCCTCGAGATTAGCGGCTGGGACGTGGTGACGGCGCAAGAATACCCCAACCTGGAGGATGTAGATGCAGTTGTTTTGTCCGGGTCCA AACATGATTCTTTCGAGAACCACCCATGGATCCTGAAGCTGGTTGATTTCACCAAGAAAGCTTTCGAAGACAAGCGCGTTAAGATATTCGCCATCTGCTTCGGCCATCAGATCCTGGCACGTGCTCTTGGCGCCAGGGTTGGTCGCAACACTGCAGGATGGGAAATTGCAGTGTGTGAGGTGGACTTGACGGAGACTGGAAAGGAGTTGTTCGGGAGGGATAAGCTT CGCATTCATCAAATGCACCAAGACATTGCATACGGATACCCGTCCGAGGTAGTGTCCCTGGGCGCTTCCCCGAGATGTGCCGTGCAGGGCATGTATGTCCCGGGGAAGTTGATTGCTCTGCAGGGCCATCCCGAATTCAGAGAGGATATCATATCCGAGATCATCAAGATGCGGACTGCGTCTGGTCTCTTCTCGAAAGAACAATCAGAAGATGCCTTGAGTCGCGCAGGCCTCCCACACGACGGCATCGCGATTACCATGGCCTTCCTGAAATTTTTGATTTGA
- a CDS encoding OPI10 family protein (BUSCO:EOG09264L06;~COG:S;~EggNog:ENOG410PQU0;~InterPro:IPR008493,IPR031318;~PFAM:PF05603), with amino-acid sequence MFSVIIPDHPCLTDIVAVETQPNGQTTKFAFNFPLPPKLTELVVFFLPGTVLPPDTAAAIYIQFPDPNNNAPQFKFIGALANERPSAILKVQAPQIPGLQNGNAMAGAAPMVTLGISLEPVQAVAPQVAALEAEQAGGGAGQSLELVRHNRQQKEITTKVLAQRIIGNAFNFLASFASEDPSNRGQETVPLKTFRDWWTKFERKVEMDPTFLEREDPSASG; translated from the coding sequence ATGTTCTCCGTCATCATACCAGACCATCCGTGCCTCACAGACATCGTCGCCGTCGAAACACAACCAAACGGCCAAACCACAAAATTCGCCTTCAATTTCCCCCTCCCGCCCAAACTCACTGAactcgtcgtcttcttcctccctggCACTGTCCTCCCGCCCGATACCGCCGCTGCGATTTACATTCAATTCCCTGACCCGAACAACAATGCACCTCAGTTCAAGTTTATCGGAGCGCTAGCGAATGAAAGACCCTCTGCGATTCTTAAAGTCCAGGCGCCGCAAATCCCAGGACTACAAAATGGTAATGCGATGGCCGGCGCAGCTCCAATGGTGACGTTGGGGATCTCGCTTGAACCTGTTCAAGCTGTTGCACCGCAGGTTGCTGCGCTGGAGGCGGAGCAAGCTGGTGGTGGCGCGGGGCAGTCGCTGGAGTTGGTACGACATAACCGCCAGCAGAAGGAAATTACCACGAAGGTGCTGGCGCAGAGGATTATTGGGAATGCGTTTAATTTCTTGGCCAGCTTTGCGTCCGAGGATCCGAGCAATAGAGGACAGGAAACTGTTCCGTTGAAGACGTTTCGCGATTGGTGGACGAAGTTTGAGAGGAAGGTCGAGATGGATCCGACGtttttggagagggaggatccGTCGGCTTCGGGGTGA